The following are encoded in a window of Paenibacillus polymyxa genomic DNA:
- a CDS encoding amino acid permease: MGNSLFRKKNIDQLIAATRGEKALKRELGAFDLTMLGIGAIIGTGIFVLTGTGAVTAGPGLVLSFVIAGLACLFAALAYAEFASTVPVSGSVYTFTYATMGELLAFIIGWDLILEYMLAASAVSAGWSGYFVSFLNGIGLHIPLEFTAAPGALKDQMTYFNLPAFLILMGITFLLYFGIKESKRINNIMVIIKIVVILLFIIVAFKYVKPDNWTPFIPFGFNGVFGAAALVFFAFIGFDAVSSAAEETKNPARDLPRGIIFSLVVCTFLYVVVSAIMTGIVPFMQFEGISHPVSLVLQVAGQNWVAGIIDIGAILGMTTVMLVMLYGQTRIMFAMSRDGLVPKVLSKVHSKYKTPYINTLFFGTLSALMGGLIPLDELASLVNIGTLSAFILISIAVIVMRKTQPDLPRAFRCPGVPYIPILAIVSCGVLILNLNGQTFIRFMIWLVIGMAVYFLYSRKNSLLNRDTEK; the protein is encoded by the coding sequence ATGGGGAATAGCTTGTTCAGAAAGAAGAACATTGATCAGTTGATTGCTGCTACGCGGGGGGAAAAAGCACTCAAAAGGGAACTGGGTGCGTTTGATTTAACGATGCTTGGAATCGGAGCCATTATTGGGACGGGGATTTTTGTGTTGACAGGTACGGGAGCAGTTACAGCTGGTCCAGGCTTGGTTCTTTCTTTTGTGATTGCGGGACTCGCCTGTTTATTCGCAGCATTGGCTTATGCGGAGTTTGCATCCACCGTTCCAGTATCCGGTTCTGTTTACACTTTTACATATGCAACGATGGGGGAACTATTGGCCTTTATTATTGGATGGGATTTAATTTTGGAATACATGCTGGCAGCCAGCGCCGTTTCCGCAGGTTGGTCGGGTTACTTTGTATCATTTTTGAATGGAATTGGCCTTCACATTCCGCTTGAATTCACTGCTGCACCTGGGGCTTTAAAAGACCAAATGACTTATTTTAATCTCCCAGCTTTTTTAATTTTGATGGGTATCACGTTCTTGCTTTATTTTGGGATAAAAGAATCAAAACGGATAAACAACATCATGGTAATCATAAAAATTGTTGTTATTTTATTGTTTATCATCGTTGCTTTTAAATATGTGAAGCCAGATAACTGGACACCGTTTATACCGTTTGGGTTCAATGGTGTGTTTGGAGCCGCAGCTCTTGTGTTTTTTGCTTTTATTGGTTTTGATGCTGTTTCATCAGCAGCTGAAGAAACCAAAAATCCCGCTCGTGATTTACCGAGAGGCATTATTTTCTCACTTGTTGTTTGTACATTTTTGTATGTCGTAGTTAGCGCGATTATGACTGGTATAGTACCGTTTATGCAATTTGAAGGTATCTCTCACCCTGTGTCATTGGTATTGCAGGTTGCGGGTCAGAACTGGGTTGCAGGTATTATAGATATAGGAGCTATCTTAGGAATGACAACGGTCATGCTGGTTATGCTCTATGGTCAAACTCGCATTATGTTTGCTATGTCACGTGACGGCTTAGTCCCCAAAGTATTATCCAAGGTTCATTCCAAATATAAAACGCCCTACATTAACACGTTGTTTTTCGGTACTTTATCTGCATTAATGGGTGGGCTGATCCCGCTAGATGAGTTAGCTAGTTTGGTGAACATTGGAACCCTGTCAGCATTTATTCTGATTTCGATCGCCGTCATCGTTATGAGAAAAACACAACCTGATTTGCCAAGGGCCTTCCGATGTCCTGGAGTTCCGTATATTCCAATCCTGGCTATCGTTTCATGTGGGGTGCTCATTCTTAATTTGAATGGTCAGACATTTATTCGCTTTATGATTTGGCTTGTCATTGGTATGGCTGTTTACTTCTTATACTCTAGAAAAAACTCTCTTTTGAATCGAGATACCGAGAAATAA
- the floA gene encoding flotillin-like protein FloA (flotillin-like protein involved in membrane lipid rafts) produces the protein MFESGIVSVLLIAVVVIIVLSVFFSFFPVMLWISALASGVRIGIITLVAMRLRRVTPSRIVNPLIKATKAGLGLNINQLESHFLAGGNVDRVINALIAAQRANIPLEFERAAAIDLAGRDVLQAVQMSVNPRVIETPIVAAVAKDGIEVKVKARVTVRANIDRLVGGAGEETIIARVGEGIVTTVGSSNSHKDVLENPDSISRTVLSKGLDAGTAFEILSIDIADVDVGKNIGAFLQTEQAEADKRIAQAKAEERRAMAVAQEQEMKARVVEMRARVVESESEVPLAMAEALRGGKLGVMDYMNLKNIEADTQMRSSLGKPNENSGNDNKNRD, from the coding sequence GTGTTCGAATCGGGTATTGTCAGCGTTTTGCTGATTGCCGTTGTAGTGATTATTGTATTAAGCGTATTTTTCAGTTTCTTCCCGGTGATGCTGTGGATTTCAGCATTGGCTTCGGGTGTGCGTATTGGCATCATTACGCTGGTAGCTATGCGGTTACGGCGCGTCACGCCAAGCCGAATTGTCAATCCGCTCATTAAGGCAACCAAGGCGGGTCTGGGCTTAAACATCAACCAGCTGGAAAGCCATTTTCTCGCAGGAGGGAATGTAGACCGAGTGATCAATGCGTTGATTGCTGCGCAGCGAGCTAACATTCCGCTTGAGTTTGAACGTGCGGCAGCGATTGACCTTGCGGGACGGGATGTTCTGCAAGCGGTCCAAATGAGCGTTAATCCGCGTGTTATTGAGACACCTATTGTGGCTGCGGTCGCCAAGGATGGTATCGAAGTAAAGGTTAAAGCTCGTGTTACGGTGCGTGCCAACATTGATCGACTTGTTGGGGGTGCCGGAGAAGAAACGATTATTGCACGGGTCGGTGAAGGTATTGTTACAACCGTAGGTTCCAGTAACTCGCATAAGGACGTATTGGAGAATCCAGATTCAATTTCAAGAACTGTATTGTCCAAAGGTTTGGATGCCGGGACAGCATTTGAAATCTTGTCCATTGATATTGCGGACGTTGATGTAGGTAAAAATATCGGTGCTTTTCTACAAACAGAGCAGGCGGAAGCGGACAAACGTATTGCGCAGGCAAAAGCGGAAGAGCGGCGTGCGATGGCTGTAGCGCAGGAGCAGGAAATGAAGGCACGTGTTGTAGAAATGAGAGCACGCGTGGTGGAATCCGAGTCCGAAGTGCCGCTGGCAATGGCTGAAGCGCTGCGTGGCGGGAAGCTTGGCGTCATGGACTATATGAATTTGAAAAATATTGAGGCAGATACGCAAATGCGTAGCTCCTTAGGCAAACCGAATGAGAACTCGGGGAATGACAACAAGAACCGGGATTAA